Proteins encoded by one window of Vespula pensylvanica isolate Volc-1 chromosome 6, ASM1446617v1, whole genome shotgun sequence:
- the LOC122630221 gene encoding uncharacterized protein LOC122630221, producing the protein MASVKDTATFFAEGTANQFEHVLKLYPQALRLKADRKTKKPEELIKLDNWYQNELPKKIKSRGKDAHLNHEELVQAMKWKQTRGKYYPQLSYLIKVNTPRAVMAETKKAFKKLPNLEQAITALSNLKGVGTTMASALLAAASPESAPFMADECLMAIPEIEGIDYTTKEYLNFVQHIQNTVERLNKQTSNGKSWSPHRVELALWTHYVASELKPELLDGIPGSTENGNSHPSSNGEATEPSDDSNQEGAVVVVANGKEPGSIDPAAIDENSTTTSFTEDSMDKPATPITVAVPSEDTNDSLATNENDDSNNTPRLTDSEDTEDSQDVQEPPTKKSKK; encoded by the exons ATGGCTTCCGTGAAAGACACAGCAACTTTCTTTGCGGAGGGCACGGCAAATCAGTTCGAGCACGTATTGAAACTCTATCCGCAGGCGCTTAGACTTAAGGCCGATCGTAAGACGAAAAAGCCTGAGGAACTGATCAAGTTGGATAACTG GTATCAAAATGAACTTCCGAAGAAGATCAAGTCACGTGGTAAGGACGCTCATCTCAATCACGAGGAATTGGTTCAAGCGATGAAATGGAAACAAACA CGCGGAAAGTATTATCCACAGCTTTCCTACCTGATCAAAGTGAACACACCACGCGCCGTAATGGCGGAGACAAAGAAGGCATTCAAAAAACTTCCGAATTTGGAACAGGCGATTACCGCTTTGTCGAATTTGAAAGGTGTCGGTACTACGATGGCATCGGCGTTACTTGCTGCAGCATCACCGGAAAGTGCGCCCTTCATGGCGGACGAGTGTCTTATGGCGATACCCGAGATCGAGGGTATAGATTATACCACCAAGGAATACCTCAACTTTGTCCAGCACATTCAGAACACCGTCGAGAGGTTGAACAAACAGA CGTCAAATGGTAAATCATGGAGCCCTCACAGGGTGGAACTGGCACTATGGACCCATTACGTTGCGTCTGAATTAAAACCAGAGTTGTTGGACGGTATACCGGGTTCCACGGAAAACGGTAATTCGCATCCGTCTAGCAACGGCGAAGCGACGGAACCATCGGACGACAGCAATCAAGAGGGTGCCGTGGTAGTGGTTGCGAACGGCAAAGAGCCAGGCAGCATCGACCCGGCGGCCATTGACGAAAACAGCACGACCACGTCCTTCACTGAGGATTCTATGGATAAACCTGCCACTCCCATAACCGTAGCTGTTCCGAGCGAGGATACGAACGATTCTCTCGCTACGAATGAAAACGATGATAGTAACAATACGCCACGGTTAACGGACAGCGAGGACACCGAGGACTCGCAAGACGTTCAGGAGCCGCCCACTAAGAAGAGTAAGAAGTGA